CAGCGTCCGGAGGCGCCGATGTCCCAAGTCTTCTCCGAAGAGACCCACCGCAACCTGCTCGCCCGCATCCCCCACTGCACCGGTCGTGAGATCTCCGACTGGTTGCGCACCGTCGAAGACGGTCCGGCGCTCTTCCGCTTCGAGGAAAAGGTCAGCTGGCTCCGGCACGAACACAACCTCGCGTACGGCCACGCCAAGGCGATCATCCACGAGTACGACCTGAGGAGGGCCGCGCGCAAACTGCTCTAGGCGCGCCCACCGCACCCCTCCTGACGACGACGAAGGGCCCCGGCCGAAGCCGGGGCCCTTCGCGCTACGACTGCCTGGACTAGTCGCTGCTGTTGAGGATCGAGATGAGCCTCAGGAACTCCAGGTAGATCCACACCAGCGTCAGCGTGAGGCCGAAGGCCGCGAGCCAGGCCTCCTCGCGCGGGGCACCGTAGGCGATGCCGTCCTCGACCTGCTTGAAGTCCAGGGCGAGGAAGCAGGCACCGAGGATGATGCCGATGACGCCGAAGACGATGCCGAGGGGACCGCTGCGGAAGCCGAGGCCGTCACCGCCGCCGAACACCGCGAACAGCAGGTTCACGGTCATCAGCAGGATGAAGCCGAGCGCGGCCGCCATCACGAAGCCGTAGAAGCGTCGGTTGACGCGGATCCAGCCGGCCTTGTAGGCGATCAGCACACCGGCGAAGACCGCCATCGTGCCGATCACGGCCTGCATGGCCGCACCGTCGGCGATGCGGTTGTCGACGATGTTGGAGACGACGCCGAGGAACACGCCCTCGAACGCGGCGTACGTCAGGATCAGCGCGGGCGAGGCCTTGCGCTTGAAGGACTGCACGAACGCCAGGACCATGCCGATCAGGGCGGCGCCGATACCGATGCCGTAGCTACGGCTGATGTTGGCGTCGTCGATCGGCAGCAGGGCCCAGGAGAGCGCCGCGGTGAGGATGAGCACACCGAGCGTGCTCGCCGTGCGCAGGACGACGTCGTCGATGGTCATCCGGCCGGTGGTGGCCGGTGCCTGCGGCGGCGCGCCGTACTGCAGGTCCTGCTGGGCGTAAGGGTTCTGCGCGTACGGGTTCTGCGCGTACTGGTCGCCCGTCGGCTGCGCGTACGGGTTGCCCTGGGTGGCGACAGCGGGACCCCCGGCCTGCGGCGCGGTGTTGAAGCCCGCGTAGCCGTTGTCGCGGCTGAACCCCCGTCGCGAGAAGACCGGGTTTCTGCTCCTCATTTCACTCCTCCATGGCCACACGTCGTGGCCTTGGCTCAAGAGTAATAGGTAGGCAAAGGAATGACCCTACTGCTTGGGGAGGATCTTTCCCTCGTCGTGCTGCGCAACACGCTACGCGGCTTGGTGATTCCCCTCACCACAGGGGGTCACTCCCGGCTCAGCCGAACGGGAAGCCCGTGTAGGCCTCCGCCAGGTCCGTCTCGGCCGCGCGGGACGAGGCGATCCGCTCCAGCCGGGCGAGCTGGAGCCGGTCCTCGAAGGCCGTCGCGGCGGGTGCGCGGTGCAGCAGGGCCGTCATGTCGTTGGAGAACCGCTCGGCCTGCCAGACGCGGCGCAGGCAGGTCGCGGAGTAGGCGTCGAGCAGGTCCGGTGAGCCGGTCTCCTGCTGGTGCGTCAGGGCCCGGGCGAAGGTCACGACGTCGCCGACGGCGAGGTTCAGACCCTTGGCCCCGGTCGGGGGGACGATGTGGGCCGCGTCACCGGCGAGGAAGAGGCGGCCGTGGCGCATGGGCTCGTGGACGTAGGAGCGCATGGGGGTGACCGACTTCTGGGTGATCGGGCCGCGCTTCAGGAGCCAGTCGTCGTCGGTCTCGAACCGGCGTTCCAGCTCGTCCCAGATCTCCTCGTCGCTCCATGTCCCGGCGTCGGTGCCGTCGGGCACCTGGAGGTAGAGGCGGGAGACGGCCGGGGACCGCATGGAGAGCAGGGCGAAGCCGCGGTCGTGGCGGGCGTAGACGAGCTCGTCGTGCGAGGGCGGCACATCGGCGAGGACGCCGAGCCAGCCGAAGGGGTACGTCCGTTCGAAGACGCGGGCG
The Streptomyces tuirus genome window above contains:
- a CDS encoding DUF4287 domain-containing protein; translation: MSQVFSEETHRNLLARIPHCTGREISDWLRTVEDGPALFRFEEKVSWLRHEHNLAYGHAKAIIHEYDLRRAARKLL
- a CDS encoding Bax inhibitor-1/YccA family protein, with the protein product MRSRNPVFSRRGFSRDNGYAGFNTAPQAGGPAVATQGNPYAQPTGDQYAQNPYAQNPYAQQDLQYGAPPQAPATTGRMTIDDVVLRTASTLGVLILTAALSWALLPIDDANISRSYGIGIGAALIGMVLAFVQSFKRKASPALILTYAAFEGVFLGVVSNIVDNRIADGAAMQAVIGTMAVFAGVLIAYKAGWIRVNRRFYGFVMAAALGFILLMTVNLLFAVFGGGDGLGFRSGPLGIVFGVIGIILGACFLALDFKQVEDGIAYGAPREEAWLAAFGLTLTLVWIYLEFLRLISILNSSD
- a CDS encoding 4-hydroxybenzoate 3-monooxygenase, whose product is MRTTVGIIGAGPAGLLLARLLHNAGIDAVVLESRDRSYVERRQRAGILEQGTADVLRAAGAGERMDREGLRHDGIELRFDRRRHRVDFPALTGGRSVTVYAQTEVCKDLIALQLQDGGPLLFEAEALAVEDAGTDAPRIRFRHEGREDVLECAYVVGCDGFWGVARKAIPAGLARVFERTYPFGWLGVLADVPPSHDELVYARHDRGFALLSMRSPAVSRLYLQVPDGTDAGTWSDEEIWDELERRFETDDDWLLKRGPITQKSVTPMRSYVHEPMRHGRLFLAGDAAHIVPPTGAKGLNLAVGDVVTFARALTHQQETGSPDLLDAYSATCLRRVWQAERFSNDMTALLHRAPAATAFEDRLQLARLERIASSRAAETDLAEAYTGFPFG